Proteins found in one Populus alba chromosome 14, ASM523922v2, whole genome shotgun sequence genomic segment:
- the LOC118041847 gene encoding ATP-dependent zinc metalloprotease FTSH 2, chloroplastic → MAASSACLVGNGLSTSNAKRNLTKEFCGSHLFVSTSVPLCKTSRILTVKAVLDKRRHEGRRGFLKLLIGNLGIGGSTLLGGGKAFADDQGVSSSRMSYSRFLEYLDKDRVKKVDLFENGTIAIVEAVSPELGNRVQRVRVQLPGLSQELLQKFREKNIDFAAHNGQEESGSLLFNLIGNLAFPLILIGGLFLLSRRSSGGMGGPGGPGFPLAFGQSKAKFQMEPNTGVTFDDVAGVDEAKQDFMEVVEFLKKPERFTAVGARIPKGVLLVGPPGTGKTLLAKAIAGEAGVPFFSISGSEFVEMFVGVGASRVRDLFKKAKENAPCIVFVDEIDAVGRQRGTGIGGGNDEREQTLNQLLTEMDGFEGNTGIIVIAATNRADILDSALLRPGRFDRQVTVDVPDIRGRTEILKVHAGNKKFDADVSLDVISMRTPGFSGADLANLLNEAAILAGRRGKTAISSKEIDDSIDRIVAGMEGTVMTDGKSKSLVAYHEVGHAVCGTLTPGHDAVQKVTLIPRGQARGLTWFIPTDDPTLISKQQLFARIVGGLGGRAAEEVIFGEPEVTTGAAGDLQQITGLAKQMVTTFGMSEIGPWSLMDASAQSADVFMRMMARNSMSEKLAEDIDAAVKRISDGAYEIALSHIRNNREAIDKIVEVLLEKETMTGDEFRAILSEFVEIPTENRVAPAVPSTVSV, encoded by the exons ATGGCAGCGTCGTCGGCATGCCTTGTAGGAAATGGTTTATCGACCAGTAATGCCAAACGGAATTTGACGAAGGAGTTCTGTGGCAGTCATCTTTTTGTTTCTACCAGTGTTCCGTTATGTAAGACTTCAAGAATTTTAACTGTAAAGGCAGTTTTGGACAAGAGACGGCATGAAGGAAGAAGGGGTTTTCTGAAGCTGTTGATTGGGAATCTTGGGATTGGTGGATCCACTTTGCTAGGAGGTGGGAAAGCATTTGCTGATGACCAAGGGGTTTCTTCCTCCAGGATGTCATATTCTAGGTTTTTGGAGTATTTGGATAAGGATAGGGTGAAAAAGGTAGACTTGTTTGAGAATGGAACCATTGCTATCGTAGAGGCTGTTTCGCCTGAGTTGGGTAACCGGGTGCAACGAGTTCGTGTTCAACTTCCAGGGCTCAGCCAAGAGCTTCTTCAGAAGTTTAGAGAGAAGAACATTGACTTTGCAGCACATAATGGTCAGGAAGAATCAGGTTCCTTGCTATTCAACTTGATTGGGAATCTGGCATTTCCTTTAATCTTAATTGGAGGCCTGTTCCTTCTTTCTCGACGTTCATCAGGAGGAATGGGTGGGCCTGGCGGGCCTGGTTTCCCCTTAGCTTTCGGTCAATCTAAGGCAAAGTTCCAAATGGAACCAAACACTGGTGTGACATTTGATGATGTTGCTGGAGTGGATGAAGCGAAGCAGGATTTCATGGAGGTAGTGGAGTTTCTTAAGAAGCCTGAGAGATTCACTGCAGTAGGGGCTCGCATTCCAAAAGGCGTTCTTCTTGTTGGGCCTCCAGGTACTGGGAAAACTCTTCTGGCCAAGGCAATTGCTGGTGAAGCGGGTGTTCCATTTTTCTCCATTTCAGGTTCGGagtttgttgagatgtttgtcGGTGTTGGAGCCTCTAGAGTCCGGGATCTCTTCAAGAAGGCCAAAGAGAATGCTCCTTGCATTGTATTTGTGGATGAAATTGATGCTGTGGGAAGGCAAAGAGGAACAGGAATCGGTGGAGGAAACGATGAAAGAGAGCAGACACTAAACCAGCTTCTGACAGAAATGGATGGTTTCGAGGGTAATACTGGCATCATTGTTATTGCGGCAACTAACAGGGCAGACATTCTCGACTCTGCCTTGTTGAGGCCGGGACGGTTTGACAGACAG GTGACTGTTGATGTCCCGGATATTCGAGGAAGAACAGAGATACTAAAAGTTCATGCTGGCAATAAGAAATTTGATGCTGATGTGTCTCTTGATGTGATATCCATGAGAACACCTGGTTTCAGTGGGGCTGATCTTGCAAATCTCTTGAATGAGGCAGCAATTCTAGCTGGTCGGCGAGGAAAGACAGCAATTTCATCTAAAGAGATTGATGATTCAATTGATAGGATTGTAGCTGGAATGGAAGGAACTGTTATGACAGATGGAAAGAGTAAAAGTCTCGTTGCATATCATGAAGTTGGGCATGCTGTTTGCGG aACTTTGACTCCAGGGCATGATGCGGTTCAGAAAGTCACCCTAATTCCACGTGGCCAGGCACGGGGCCTCACCTGGTTTATTCCTACAGATGACCCCACATTGATCTCTAAGCAACAACTTTTTGCAAGAATAGTTGGAGGATTAGGTGGCAGAGCTGCTGAAGAAGTGATATTTGGTGAGCCTGAGGTGACCACAGGGGCAGCCGGTGATTTGCAGCAGATCACGGGTCTGGCTAAGCAG ATGGTAACCACGTTTGGAATGTCAGAAATTGGACCATGGTCACTAATGGATGCTTCAGCTCAAAGCGCTGATGTCTTCATGAGAATGATGGCAAGGAATTCGATGTCAGAAAAGCTCGCAGAAGACATTGATGCGGCTGTGAAGAGGATATCAGACGGTGCATATGAAATTGCTTTGAGCCACATAAGGAACAACCGTGAGGCCATTGATAAGATTGTGGAAGTCCTCCTTGAGAAGGAAACTATGACCGGTGATGAGTTCCGAGCAATCCTCTCTGAGTTTGTTGAGATTCCCACCGAAAATCGGGTCGCCCCTGCAGTTCCCTCCACAGTGTCAGTGTAA
- the LOC118041848 gene encoding DNA cross-link repair protein SNM1, with the protein MSTIGGAGGDYDYKEEWNEFEWSEDALSIIENIEEQSYQIHPSIKQEEEEDGDGGDGSFSAEFYRCGTDWSCLSPANEVVEPSHSRNLKQANLWQMWGQNKPSSLSSPPPKKKLKPTQFCSQGKAASSSPKHNRPRACPFYKRIPDTGFSVDAFRYGPIPGCSAYFLTHFHYDHYGGLTKGWSHGPIYCTPLTARLLTICLSLNSLYIHPLELDTEYVIQGVKVTLVEANHCPGAALLHFRLPTGLCYLHTGDFRASKLMQAHPLLAKNRVNVLYLDTTYCNPKYKFPSKEDVLSYVVRVTKSSLKKQPKTLVVVGAYSIGKESVYLAISKALGVKIYANNSRRRILQSFGWPDLSTNLCTQATDTCLHVLPISSLRFETLKDYLKNHVNQYAAVLAFRPTGWTYSEGLGRQLDLIRPSTRGNITIYGVPYSEHSSFTELREFVEFLKPDKIIPTVNVGNPDTRDKMQSYFREWLKG; encoded by the exons ATGAGCACAATCGGCGGCGCCGGAGGAGATTATGATTACAAAGAAGAATGGAACGAATTTGAATGGTCGGAAGATGCGCTCTCAATTATAGAGAATATTGAGGAGCAAAGTTACCAGATTCATCCATCGattaaacaagaagaagaagaagatggagatGGTGGTGATGGGAGTTTCTCTGCCGAATTCTATCGGTGCGGAACCGATTGGTCTTGCCTGTCGCCGGCGAATGAAGTAGTTGAACCTTCCCATTCAAGAAATCTGAAACAGGCGAATCTATGGCAGATGTGGGGCCAAAACAAACCTTCTTCCCTTTCGTCTCCGCCCCCGAAGAAGAAGCTGAAGCCAACTCAATTTTGCAGCCAAGGCAAGGCGGCTTCCTCTTCTCCTAAGCATAACCGCCCTCGCGCTTGCCCTTTCTATAAACGGATTCCAG ATACAGGTTTCTCAGTTGATGCATTCCGGTATGGTCCGATCCCAGGATGCTCTGCGTACTTCCTGACCCACTTCCATTATGATCATTACGGTGGCCTTACCAAAGGATGGTCTCATGGCCCTATCTATTGTACTCCTCTCACTGCTCGCCTCCTTACAATCTGTCTCTCCCTTAATTCCTT ATATATTCATCCATTGGAACTTGACACAGAATATGTTATTCAAGGAGTTAAAGTAACATTAGTAGAAGCTAATCACTGTCCCGGTGCTGCTCTCCTCCATTTCCGTCTCCCGACTGGACTCTGCTATTTGCACACTGGAGATTTCAGGGCTTCTAAACTTATGCAGGCCCATCCACTTCTAGCAAAGAACAGAGTTAACGTGCTTTACTTAGATACAACCTACTGCAATCCAAAGTACAA GTTTCCTTCTAAGGAAGATGTGTTGAGTTATGTTGTTAGAGTTACTAAGAGTTCCCTCAAAAAGCAACCTAAAACCCTTGTTGTTGTCGGAGCGTATAGTATTGGCAAAGAGAGTGTTTATCTTGCCATTTCCAAGGCATTAGGG GTTAAAATATATGCAAATAATTCAAGGAGACGGATTCTGCAATCTTTTGGTTGGCCTGATCTTTCGACGAATCTTTGTACACAAGCTACAGACACATGTCTTCATGTGCTGCCCATATCTTCCCTGCGATTTGAG ACCTTGAAGGATTACTTGAAGAATCATGTAAATCAGTATGCAGCAGTTTTGGCATTCCGGCCAACAG GCTGGACTTACTCAGAAGGTTTAGGCAGACAGCTTGATCTAATTAGGCCTAGCACTAGAGGCAACATCACAATATATG GAGTTCCATACAGTGAGCACTCTAGTTTCACAGAGCTGAGAGAGTTTGTCGAG TTTTTGAAGCCTGACAAGATAATTCCTACAGTCAATGTTGGGAATCCAGATACTCGAGATAAGATGCAATCTTATTTCCGGGAATGGCTTAAAGGGTAG
- the LOC118041845 gene encoding probable magnesium transporter NIPA8, which produces MGEWVIGAFINLFGSIAINFGTNLLKLGHNERERHSTQDNVGTSGKVPVKPIIYFQTWRVGILFFFLGNCLNFISFGYAAQSLLAALGSIQFVSNIAFAYFVLNKMVTVKVLVATAFIVLGNIFLVAFGNHQSPVYTPEQLAEKYSNMTFLFYCLVLILLVALHHYIYRRGEIILAISGQDLRPYWQMLLPFSYAVVSGAVGSCSVLFAKSLSNLLRLAMSSDYQLHSWFTYSILLLFLSTAGFWMTRLNEGLALFDAILIVPMFQIVWTFFSICTGFVYFQEYQVFDALRTTMFILGMTSVFVGISLLAPDESKGGEVKDNASLVPVVSSSISIETDRLVISSEDAQNKDPRSFAQAMVIKIKEVLAKAKTACSLSLGFGEDSINASAVLVMPMVSSKITGFRGTVFDRPKFFSLRNSGWSKISMDDDGVNVLETNPVLPQTL; this is translated from the exons ATGGGGGAGTGGGTCATCGGAGCTTTTATCAATCTTTTTGGCAGCATTGCTATCAACTTTGGGACTAACCTTCTTAAATTGGGTCATAATGAG AGAGAGAGGCATTCCACGCAAGACAATGTGGGAACAAGTGGGAAGGTTCCTGTGAAGCCTATCATATATTTCCAGACATGGAGAGTTG gtattctatttttctttcttgggaATTGCCTTAATTTCATTTCCTTTGGATATGCTGCTCAG TCACTTCTTGCAGCCTTGGGATCTATTCAATTTGTATCAAACATTGCATTTGCTTACTTCGTGTTGAACAAAATGGTCACTGTCAA agTCCTGGTAGCCACAGCCTTTATTGTTCTTGGAAATATATTTCTTGTTGCTTTTGGCAACCATCAGTCTCCTG TGTACACGCCAGAGCAGTTGGCAGAGAAATACAGCAATATGACATTCCTCTTTTACTGTCTGGTATTGATACTTCTTGTTGCCTTGCACCACTACATTTACAG GAGAGGAGAAATTATACTTGCCATTTCAGGACAAGATCTTAGACCTTATTGGCAAATGTTGCTTCCTTTCTCCTATGCTGTAGTTTCGGGTGCAGTAGGATCGTGCTCAGTATTGTTTGCCAAATCTCT CTCCAATCTGTTAAGATTGGCCATGTCTAGTGATTATCAGCTGCACAGCTGGTTTACTTACTCCATACTGCTTCTATTTCTTAGTACAGCCGGATTTTGG ATGACAAGGTTGAATGAAGGATTGGCACTCTTTGATGCAATTCTCATTGTGCCGATGTTTCAGATTGTTTGGACTTTCTTTTCCATTTGTACAGGATTTGTATATTTTCAGGAATACCAG GTATTTGATGCACTAAGGACAACAATGTTCATACTAGGGATGACATCCGTATTCGTTGGAATTTCTCTGCTTGCACCAGATGAGTCCAAAG GTGGAGAGGTCAAAGATAATGCATCTTTGGTTCCCGTTGTGTCTTCAAGCATTTCAATTGAAACAGACAG GCTGGTCATCTCATCTGAAGATGCACAAAATAAAGATCCGAGATCATTCGCTCAAGCAATggtgataaaaattaaagaggtGTTAGCCAAGGCAAAG ACTGCTTGTTCATTATCACTAGGTTTCGGAGAGGATTCCATCAATGCATCTGCTGTTCTTGTGATGCCCATGGTGTCTTCAAAAATAACTGGCTTCAGAGGAACCGTCTTTGACCGACCTAAGTTTTTTTCCCTAAGAAATTCTGGTTGGAGTAAGATTTCAATGGATGATGATGGTGTAAATGTATTAGAAACAAACCCCGTGCTTCCTCAAACCCTTTGA
- the LOC118041846 gene encoding LOW QUALITY PROTEIN: putative pentatricopeptide repeat-containing protein At3g05240 (The sequence of the model RefSeq protein was modified relative to this genomic sequence to represent the inferred CDS: inserted 4 bases in 3 codons; deleted 3 bases in 2 codons; substituted 5 bases at 5 genomic stop codons), with protein MIRGFVHNSYYHRALLLYQQMLKLGIKPDRITFPFVIRACCCLRNFEFGVRVRQDVVKFGYQSYVFISNSLISMYSKCEQYDLFRHVFDEIPDRNFVSWSAIIGACSQNDRCEXGFSLLWQMLGEGFRTISGAVLNVMACARSDEEADDVXRVVLGNGLDFVXFVRSAAGGMYARCGRMEVARXLFDGIMNKDLKAWATMMEAYDKADLPSXSLRLLKQMMLQGIFTDAITLLSVIRACSTLASFQLARAVHGIKTCGFFQSRLVVETALVDLYVKCGSLTXARKVFLFDTVEKXNIITWSAMISGXGMHGWGREAPNLFDQMKASVKPDYITVVSILSACSR; from the exons ATGATCCGCGGCTTTGTTCATAATTCCTATTACCATCGAGCCCTTCTTTTGTACCAACAAATGCTAAAACTGGGCATT AAACCCGACCGTATCACCTTCCCTTTTGTTATCAGGGCCTGCTGCTGTCTTCGGAACTTTGAATTCGGCGTTCGTGTTCGTCAAGATGTTGTTAAATTTGGGTACCAGTCTTATGTTTTTATTTCCAATTCTCTCATTTCCATGTATAGTAAATGTGAGCAGTATGATCTTTTTCGCCACGTGTTTGATGAAATTCCTGACAGAAATTTTGTTTCGTGGAGTGCCATAATTGGCGCTTGCTCGCAGAATGACCGCTGTGAATGAGGGTTCTCGTTGCTTTGGCAGATGTTAGGTGAGGGATTTAGAACCATCAGTGGTGCTGTTTTGAATGTGATGGCCTGTGCTCGTAGTGATGAGGAAGCTGATGATGTTTGAAGAGTAGTTTTAGGTAATGGACTTGATTTTGTTTAGTTCGTCCGGAGTGCGGCCGGGGGGATGTATGCACGATGTGGGAGAATGGAAGTTGCAAG GTTGTTTGATGGCATTATGAATAAGGATTTAAAGGCATGGGCAACAATGATGGAGGCTTATGACAAGGCTGATTTGCCTT GAAGCTTAAGGCTTTTAAAACAAATGATGTTGCAAGGGATATTCACTGATGCCATCACCCTCCTTAGTGTGATCCGAGCTTGCTCTACTCTAGCATCTTTCCAGCTCGCACGTGCTGTTCATGGAATCAAAACTTGTGGGTTCTTC CAATCAAGACTAGTGGTTGAGACTGCCCTGGTTGATCTTTATGTGAAATGTGGAAGCTTAACTTAAGctagaaaagtttttttatttgatacagTAGAGA TTAATATCATCACATGGAGTGCCATGATTTCAGGCTAAGGGATGCATGGCTGGGGAAGAGAAGCTCCCAATCTCTTTGATCAAATGAAGGCTTCTGTAAAGCCGGATTACATAACAGTTGTGTCAATATTGTCAGCATGCAGTCGTTGA
- the LOC118041843 gene encoding uncharacterized protein, producing the protein MEVHPRVNSMLAKRLWNVLRVTFFMIRKGLVSKRKLIMDMNLMMKRGKLLRKSLSNLMSLHHHTHHHHSKDLARCSFGLQEYEFSCSNSPDLVFFRMPKRKHHYFPCINLPEVIEEEQLQAEESKGAVVMVPKTPEYTFNIHFDHASEFAPGEMRSPLLSPFSVRVSDYSSEDENDGGNVQVDDEAEEFIRRFYEQLRVQSRMQLLQYQEA; encoded by the coding sequence ATGGAGGTGCATCCAAGGGTGAACTCTATGTTAGCCAAGAGGCTATGGAATGTTTTGAGGGTTACCTTCTTTATGATAAGGAAGGGATTGGTATCAAAGAGGAAGTTGATAATGGACATGAATCTCATGATGAAGAGAGGGAAGCTCTTGAGGAAGTCCTTAAGCAACCTCATGTCCCTCCACCACCACACCCACCACCATCACTCAAAGGATTTGGCACGCTGTAGCTTCGGCTTACAAGAATATGAATTCTCATGCAGCAACAGTCCTGATCTTGTTTTTTTCCGCATGCCAAAGCGCAAACACCATTACTTCCCCTGTATCAATCTCCCGGAGGTCATAGAAGAGGAGCAGCTTCAAGCAGAGGAGAGCAAGGGCGCAGTTGTCATGGTTCCGAAGACTCCTGAGTACACTTTCAACATCCATTTTGATCACGCCTCTGAGTTCGCCCCGGGAGAGATGCGTAGCCCTCTTCTCTCCCCGTTCTCGGTAAGAGTGTCAGATTATTCATCAGAAGATGAGAATGATGGTGGGAATGTACAGGTTGACGATGAAGCTGAGGAATTCATCAGAAGGTTTTATGAGCAGCTAAGGGTACAGAGTCGCATGCAGTTGCTGCAGTATCAGGAAGCCTAA